One Denticeps clupeoides chromosome 10, fDenClu1.1, whole genome shotgun sequence genomic window carries:
- the LOC114798081 gene encoding ras-related protein O-Krev — MREYKLVVLGSGGVGKSALTVQFVQGIFVEKYDPTIEDSYRKQVEVDGQQCMLEILDTAGTEQFTAMRDLYMKNGQGFALVYSITAQSTFNDLQDLREQILRVKDTEDVPMILVGNKCDLEDERVVGKEQGQNLARQWNSCAFLESSAKSKINVNEIFYDLVRQISRKTPAEKAKKPKPSCTLL, encoded by the exons ATGCGTGAATACAAGCTAGTGGTGCTAGGCTCTGGCGGTGTGGGGAAGTCTGCACTG ACAGTGCAATTTGTACAAGGAATTTTCGTGGAAAAATATGACCCAACAATAGAAGATTCTTACAGAAAA CAAGTTGAAGTTGATGGCCAGCAGTGTATGCTAGAGATTCTGGACACTGCTGGAACA GAGCAGTTCACCGCCATGAGAGATCTGTACATGAAAAATGGCCAGGGCTTCGCACTGGTCTACTCAATCACCGCACAGTCGACGTTCAATGACCTGCAGGACCTCCGTGAGCAGATCCTGCGAGTAAAGGATACAGAAGAT GTCCCCATGATTCTGGTGGGTAATAAATGCGATCTGGAGGATGAGCGCGTGGTCGGGAAGGAGCAGGGCCAGAACCTGGCCAGACAGTGGAACAGCTGTGCCTTTTTAGAGTCCTCCGCGAAGTCAAAGATCAACGTTAATGAG ATCTTTTACGACCTGGTGAGACAGATCAGTAGGAAAACGCCAGCGGAAAAGGCAAAGAAGCCGAAGCCCAGCTGCACATTGCTgtaa